The genomic stretch TGGCGCGATAAAAGCAACAAAAGAGTTATCTTCAATTGACAAATCTACTTTCCAAGTTTGCACTCCAGAATCGACTGGCGAGAGCCTCTGAGCTTGCCCTCTTAGGTGCTTTTGCAAGCGCAGAAGGGGTTTTGATGCCTCGTGGCTTCCTTCCAAAGTCTCATCAAGAACTTGATTTACTGGCACGAATAAAGGTTCAGTTAGGCGATTATGAAATTGCTAGTCAACTATGGACTGCGGCTTCAAAGCTAGGAAATAGATCTTATCAAGAAGAGATCGACGAACTTGGGACGTGGAAACATGCAATTGAATCAAGGAATAGACTGATTTATCGGGTGGTATTATCCGTTCTCTTACTAACATTGTTGGTTCTTATAGCTTCCTTTTTATATCCTAAGGCCTCGAAGGTCTTCAGAGACTTAAAAAGACCAGCCACCCAGGTTACATCCGAAACTACGACCACAGCCCCGGTGCCTTCTCAATCGATCGTTCCTGTCAACATACCTTGTCCCGGCGTCACTGCATCTCCCGTCCCATCTCCTTCTGTTGAAAAGATGAAGCCCAGGAAGAAATTCATTAAGTCTGATTCTGCGTAGGAATATGAGCAAATATTCTGATGGAATAAATCTAGTTTGGAAGATTGCTGCGATTGAGGCTCAAAATCTTAATCATCAAGAGATTGATCCATTAGACTTAATGCTTGGCCTCCTAAAGATTGTTGATGTAGTGCTTGAAAAGATCATTCACAGTCCAAAGCCTATTGAGTTGCTCGAGATTAAGGATGAGGTAACTGAGATAGAACAGATCTTTATTAACTCTGGACTTGTTCCCGCCAAAATCAGACGACGATTGAGACGTGAATCATTTAATCAAGCTCACAATGTAGTTTATAAAAACGGAATAATTCATAGAAGTAAGCTCTCCAAAAGCATTTTTTCAAATGCAGAAGGCCATCTTTCATCAGAAGAGCCGACCATCAGGCCTTTTCATCTTCTGATTGCACTACTTGAAAAACATGATGCAGATCTTGATAGGGCCTTGTTGATGGTTAGTTTTCCGGTTTCTTCAGTACTACGGCAGATAGCAAAGAAGCTGCCCTCATCAGAGGGACTGAAGCATCCATCCATTCCAACACTGAGTAACTATACTACAGGTTCTGAGAGTCTTATGCGTCATTGCCGTGCTGCAATTGGTTATATTGAACTTTCGATGTTCGTTGAAGCCGAGGGGGAATTGAAAAAGATCGACCCAACTGAACAAGAACATCCCGCTGTAAAGCGACTTCGGGAAGACATTCGCCATAAAAGACCTTGAAACGGGCTGTTCTAATACTAATTCTGACAGTTCCATTGACCTTGCAAGGGCAACAAGGTCAACAGGATCTCAAGGCTTATTTTAGCCCAAATGGTGGTTGCACCCAAGCCGTAGTAGAAACACTCAACGGAGCAAAAAAGACTATTCTAGTTCAGGCCTACAGTTTCACCTCCACACCAATCGCAAAAGCTTTGGTAGATGCGAAGAAGCGTGGGGTCGATGTTAGGGTCATCCTCGACAGAAGTCAGCGGACTGAGCGCTACTCCGGTGCGACATTTCTTACTAATGGAGGAGTTACCACCTTTATCGACGCCACCCATAAGATCGCCCACAACAAAGTGATGGTGATCGACGATCAAGAAGTAATAACAGGAAGCTTCAATTTCACGAAAGCAGCCGAGACCGGGAATGCTGAGAATGTACTTCTGATACTCCACGCTCCTGAACTTGCCGCCAAGTACTCTCAAAACTGGCATGAGCATCTAAATCATTCTGAAAACTACTGAACATGAAACATTTCGCATTATACCTAGTCCCTTTGCCATTCATTTTAATATCGCCTCTCCTATTAAATGGATGCACCACTGTATGCCCTAAACCCACCGCCCCTCACTTGGCAGCACTGGGGGAGAGCAAGTCTCAAATCATCAAAGAACTAGGAGCTCCGACCGCCCACTACATGAACGGGTTTGACCTATTTCACGACAATGGCAACGAGGTGCAGGCGCATTTTAAGGCAGGAAAAGCCGACTCTCTCTTCTACTTCACCTTTGACAGGAAGATCTCCAAACCATGGCTTTCCTCTGTTCTAAAGCTGAACTCACGGGGTACATCTTGGGTTCTTGAAGAAAGCTCCGCCTCGAGCCGTAAAGTTTATCGCTCACAGGATGGAAAGTTCCATGCCTTTGTCAGCAAAGGGAATCAGTTGATGGTTGATACAGACTCTTTCTTCCAGAAGGCACTCCATCAGCCCGGTAAAACTATCCACGTGGATAGCCTTCCGGAATGCATCTTCGCACCAGACCACACGATTGCCAAAATTGGTGATACTGAATCATTCATCGTCCGGAATTACGGGCCAGAATACAAAATAAACAAAAATAAGAGCGACCTGGCCAAACTCTACTTCGATGGATGTCAGACGGTTTTTGCGCACTACAAGGCGGGTGTAGCTGATGCGGTTCTTTATGAGGCTGACAATTACAAGAGACTCAATGACTGCTGGGTATCACGACTTCTAGCTAACAACTCGGGAAATCGGGCGTGGATCGTCCCATCATTCACTAGGCCAAATCGTATTTACTACAGGACACCCCATAGTGACCTTCTGGCTGACATGAGGGATAGAAAAACCCTGCTCGTTTATAAATGGGACTACGACCCCAATTTTAACTCAGGAAATGGCAAGAGGGAGTTACTCAAAAAACCACCTGCGGCAAAAATGAACCCTTGTTCACTGGTCTGGATCGGCGAGACGGAGGCTGCCATGTCCAAAAAGCTGGGCCATCCAACTTTGGACAAGGACGTTAGGATCTATCGGGACGGTGATTTGATCATACGCGCCCGCTTTGACCACGGAGTCTGTAAAAGCATCACCTATATTTCTGAAAAGAAGCGTAAATTTACTGATCACTGGGTCTCCGCAACCTTGGGCGTGAACTCAGGAGGACGGGCTTGGCTCGTGGATGAGAGCGACATTCCAAAAGAGATCCATTTCAAGACCTTCGACCACACGTTTTACGCGCTACTGACGGATGGTAATGAGTTGAGAGTGACGACGGAGGCTTTTTTAAAAAAAAGGCTTATGGAGCTCGAAGATAAAAGAAAAAAATCCCAATGAGCCACGGGCGCGCTGCCTTTGCTATTATCGCATTATTTTCAATTACCATTCTCCAAGCCCAGACCAACACTCCTGATATCAAAGTCTATTTCAGTCCCCATGGGGGATGAACGGAGGCGGTGGTGAGAGCTGTGAATAGTGCGAAGAAGCAGGTGCTAGTGGAGGCTTATTCTTTCACGTCTGAGCCGATTGCTGTGGCTCTGATTGTGGGAAGCGGGGAGTCGATGTGGAGGTGATCCTGGATAAGAGCCAGGAGCAGGCACGGGGAACGGAAGCTGATGCCGAGAGCGGTATCCCGACCTATATCGATTCAGCCTACCGGATCGCCCATGACAAGGTGATGGTGATCGACGGGAGCAAAGTGATCACCGGTTCCTTCAACTTCACCAAAAGCGCCGAAGACTACAACGCAGAGAACCTACTGGTCATATCAAATGACCCACCCCTGGCCGAGCAATATGCGGCCAGTTGGAAGCAACACCTGGCACAATCCCATCCCTTCCATCCCGGCAAAAGCCACCACAAGTACGGCTCGCGCTCCCACTACTACAGACCTATCGGAATAGGGGAAACAGAGCCAGTCGGCTAGATATTACCCCCGTCTCTTTTCCTGGGCTGCTGATTCAAAAACTCCTCTGCGTCTCTGCGTCTCTGCGCGAGATTCAGCGTCAGACCTAACAGCCTTCAGTCTAAACCACTAAACCCCTGCCGCCCAAAGGGCCGCTAAGCGGTAAGCGCTTCGCGCTCATTCCCCAGCGCTCCGACCTTTTCCAAGAAGTCGTCGTAGGTTCCGAGATAGGAGGTGACTTTGCCGTCATTCACATGGAGGACCTTGGTGGCCAGCTTCCGGATGAAGTGGACGTCGTGACTGATAAAGACAAGCGTTCCCTCGTAGGCGCTCAGCGCCATGATGAGCGACTCGACGGTGTGGATGTCGAGATGGGTAGTCGGCTCGTCCATCAGCAGGAGATTCGGGGGGTCGACTAGGAACTTGACGAGATTCAGGCGTGTCTTCTCGCCGCCGCTCAGGACGGGGGTCTTCTTGTAGATGTCATCCTTGCGAAAGAGGAAGGAGCCGAGGATACCGCGGGCGTCATTCTCTGAGAGTTCCCCGTTCGAGGCCCTGACCTCTTCCAGGATCGACTTGTTCGGATCAAGGGTGGCGGCTCTGTGCTGGCTGAAGTAGCCGATCTTCGCATTTGGTCCCTCGATCCGCTTTCCTTTCTGGAACTCGAGTGCACCGGCCAAGATCTTGAGCAGGGTCGACTTGCCGGCGCCATTGGGTCCAACAAGGACGGTGCGCTCCATTCGCTCGATGGTGAGGTCGAGGCCCGAGTAGACCTTCCGCTCACCTTGAGAGGTGGGATAGGCCATATGGATCTCCTCAAGGATGACGGCTCGTTGGCCGCCTCGCGGAGGCTGTGGGATCTGGAAGCGGAATGGCTTGCGGGGAGGAAGCGGCTTCTCGATCAGCTCCAGTCGCTCGATCTGCTTCAGCTTGCTCATGGCCTGAGAGGCCTTGGAGGCGACCTGTCGGAAGCGATCATAGAACTCGCGTAGGTCGGTGATCTCCTTCTGCTGGTTCTTGTAGGCTGCATTATGCCGCTCGTAGCGGGAATCACGCTCCTCCAGGAAGGCACTATAGTTCCCCGAGTAGGAGTGCAGGCGGCACTCAGCGATCTCATAAACTGTCTGGATGATCTCATCCATGAATTGCCTGTCGTGGGAGATCAGAAGCACGGCGCCTGGATAGGTCTTCAGATAATTCTGGAGCCAGAGCAGTGAGACAAGGTCGAGATGGTTGGTCGGCTCATCCAACAAAAGTAGGTCGGGCTCCATGACGAGAAGGCGGGCCAGATGGGCGCGCATGACCCAGCCGCCGCTCAGTTCCTTGGCCTTCCGCTCGAAGTCCTCCTGCTGGTAGCCCAGACCCCCGAGGATCTTCTTGGCTTTGGCCTCGACCTTGGGGTCGCTGAGGGCCGCGTGCTTGGAAGAGGCCTCGCTGTACTCCGGGGTATCGACAGTGCCGGCCTCCTCGAGTTCCTTGAGGCGTTTTTCCAGAGCCGGAATCTCTCCGGCCCGACCTGTGGCGACATCGAGGACGGTCTCATCGCCAGTGGCCTCACCTTCTTGGGCGAGATGGCCGATCATGGTCCACTCGTCCCGCTCGATCGTGCCTGAATCCGCCTCATCCTTTTTCAGGAGAAGTGAAAAGAGGGTCGATTTTCCGGCTCCATTCGGGCCGACCAGTGCGACGCGCTCGCCATAGTTGACCTGCATGTCGGCCTCCTCGAAGAGAGTGCGGCCACCGATGGTTTTTTTGAGTTTTTTAATGGTGAGCATTGGATTAGGTAATCGGGAATGGGTGATGGGTAATTGGGATTCTAATTTGGAAAAGATGTGGAATGGATTTGGAACCTTATAGCCTAACAGTCTTCAGTCTAACCCCCTAAAAAGCTTCAACCTCCCGCAGCGATTCGAGCACTGCAGAAGTCACCATCTGGACGGTGATCTCTTTCATGCAGCGGAAGTCGATCGGGCATTCTCTGAGATAACAGGGGCTGCATTCGACCTTGCGTCTGATTATCCGGTGAGGCGGTTTGGTGATGCTGCCGAGATGGCCCGGGCCGGTGAGGGCAGGTTCGGTCGAGCCGAAGATCGCGACGACCGGCAGACCTAGAAGGTCCGCGAGATGCATGGTGCCGGTATCATTGGTCAGGATTAGGGTGCAGCCCTTGAGCTCGTCGATGAGTTCCGGGAGCGTGGTTCTGCCGCAGAGGTTCTCCACCTTTCCGGGAAAATTGCGTGAGAGAACCTCTCCGAGATCCGCTTCCTTGGCCGTGCCGACGATAACCCAGGTGAGGTCATGATCCTTCGATATCTCCTCCATGACTGATCGGTAGCGCTCGATCGGCCAGCGCTTGGCAGGTCCGTATTCTGCGCCGGAACAGAGTGCGATGCGGATCGGGCCCTGGGGAGCGTGACGGGGGGGGCGTGCTGTCGGTTCCGGGCCTCCGAGGTGGCGTACGCTGGCTAGCAACTCACTGGTCTGATGAAGTGTCGGGTGAAGCTGCCGGTTGGGAGGGAAGGTCTGGTTCAGCAGACGCTTGCCCCGGTGGATCTCCCTGCCGACCCGGCGCGGTATGCCGGCCAGCCAGACCTCTAGGGCGCTGCGTAGGGAATTCGGCAGCAGGATCGCCACATCGAAGGAGTCGGCTGACTTGATCAGCTTGGCAACCTCCCATGGGGAGGCTTTCGGCGGGATGGAAAGGATCGCATCGACTTCGGGAATCTCCTTCCAGAGCGGCATGAGTTTCTCAGGTGAGAGGATCGTGAGTCGGAGGTCGGGGCGTCCCTCTTTGATTGCGCGAATCGCAGGAACAGCCATGCAGGCGTCGCCGAGCCAGTTCGGTGAGCGGAGTAGAATCTTGAAGGGCTGGAGATCGGAGGGCTTGATCTCAGGAGGCAGATAGATTCCGCGCTTCACTCCGCGGAGCAGGAAGTTTGGGTGGGGGGTTTTCCAGCGATTGTGAACCCAGAACCAGTCGGCGGGAGAACGCCGGATCTCCTGCTCGAGCAGTGTATTGAGTTTCATCGTAACCTCCTCGACGGTTAGCCCCTCGGTCGGGATCGGATCGCTGGTATGGAGGACCCATCGTGCCAAGCCCACTGTTCGGACCGTTGCCTGAACAAGCAGTGAGTCGGTGCGCTGGGCTAGGCTTGCCGCCAGAGGGGAGGTGGAGGCGAGTTTGCCGAAGAGGGGCATCCAGATCCCGGCATTCCCTGCATGCTGATCGGTCAGGACGCCGACAGCGCCTCCCTCTTTGAGCATGGTCACGGCAGCCTGCATCTCCTTCTTGCGATCGAAGGTGACAACCCCGCGGCTGCGGCGATCCCCGTTGACCAGATCATCCATGAGGGGGTTACGGAGCGCCTGATAGATACAGCCCGCCGGGCGGGGTTTGATGGATTCCCCGATCTGGGCGCTGATCTCCCAGTTGCCCGAGTGGCTGAGAGCGATCACGGTGCCTTGCTGACCGGCCTTTTTCCCGATGACCCAGTCGATCCAGTTCTCTTCCTTCTCCATGCTGAGTCGGGAGCGAAGCTGCTTCATGCTCATGGCCGGAATCTTGACCGAACAGACGATATTGGCCCCGAGATTGAGAAAATGAGTCAGGGTAATCCGGGAGGCTTCACGATTGGTCAGCGAGGGGCCGAAGGCGATCTGGAGATTCTGTTTGGAGAGACGGCGGTAGCTGGGCAGAATCATACACACCAGAAGTCCGATTGCCTGTCCCAGGACGAAACAGACCGTGATGGGGAGCAATCGGATAAGGGTGACAACCGATAAGGCGAGCAGATACAGAAGACGATCCATGATCAAAATCGAAGGAGACAACACTAACGGGGCCCCTGCGGCTTCGGAAGGCAAATCCCCCGTTAGCGCGGCGATCTTCCTTCCCGGAACGACAATCGGCATCCTGGGCAGCGGCCAGCTGGGCCGGATGTCAGCCATGGCGGCTAAGAGTCTCGGCTACCGCGTGGCGGTCTTGGATGAAGTTGCCGATGGTCCGGCCTGCTCTTGTGCGGATCTCTCCATCACCGCAGCTTTCGACGATCTCGATGCACTGGCCCGCTTTGCCGAGGCGGTCGATGTCGTGACCGTGGAGTTCGAGAATATCCCGATCGGCGCGCTGGAGTTTCTGGAGACGCGCGTTCCGGTAAGGCCCTCCGCCTCGGTCGTGCGGACCTGCCAGGACCGCGTGCTGGAGAAGGAGTTCTTGCAGAACAACGGGTTTCCCGTGGCTCCCTTTCGGGTCATCAACTCTGCGGAGGAGCTTGCCTCAGCGCTGTCAGAAATGAACTCCCCCTGCAT from Verrucomicrobiota bacterium encodes the following:
- a CDS encoding phospholipase D family protein, producing the protein MKRAVLILILTVPLTLQGQQGQQDLKAYFSPNGGCTQAVVETLNGAKKTILVQAYSFTSTPIAKALVDAKKRGVDVRVILDRSQRTERYSGATFLTNGGVTTFIDATHKIAHNKVMVIDDQEVITGSFNFTKAAETGNAENVLLILHAPELAAKYSQNWHEHLNHSENY
- a CDS encoding ATP-binding cassette domain-containing protein; the protein is MLTIKKLKKTIGGRTLFEEADMQVNYGERVALVGPNGAGKSTLFSLLLKKDEADSGTIERDEWTMIGHLAQEGEATGDETVLDVATGRAGEIPALEKRLKELEEAGTVDTPEYSEASSKHAALSDPKVEAKAKKILGGLGYQQEDFERKAKELSGGWVMRAHLARLLVMEPDLLLLDEPTNHLDLVSLLWLQNYLKTYPGAVLLISHDRQFMDEIIQTVYEIAECRLHSYSGNYSAFLEERDSRYERHNAAYKNQQKEITDLREFYDRFRQVASKASQAMSKLKQIERLELIEKPLPPRKPFRFQIPQPPRGGQRAVILEEIHMAYPTSQGERKVYSGLDLTIERMERTVLVGPNGAGKSTLLKILAGALEFQKGKRIEGPNAKIGYFSQHRAATLDPNKSILEEVRASNGELSENDARGILGSFLFRKDDIYKKTPVLSGGEKTRLNLVKFLVDPPNLLLMDEPTTHLDIHTVESLIMALSAYEGTLVFISHDVHFIRKLATKVLHVNDGKVTSYLGTYDDFLEKVGALGNEREALTA
- the waaF gene encoding lipopolysaccharide heptosyltransferase II — translated: MDRLLYLLALSVVTLIRLLPITVCFVLGQAIGLLVCMILPSYRRLSKQNLQIAFGPSLTNREASRITLTHFLNLGANIVCSVKIPAMSMKQLRSRLSMEKEENWIDWVIGKKAGQQGTVIALSHSGNWEISAQIGESIKPRPAGCIYQALRNPLMDDLVNGDRRSRGVVTFDRKKEMQAAVTMLKEGGAVGVLTDQHAGNAGIWMPLFGKLASTSPLAASLAQRTDSLLVQATVRTVGLARWVLHTSDPIPTEGLTVEEVTMKLNTLLEQEIRRSPADWFWVHNRWKTPHPNFLLRGVKRGIYLPPEIKPSDLQPFKILLRSPNWLGDACMAVPAIRAIKEGRPDLRLTILSPEKLMPLWKEIPEVDAILSIPPKASPWEVAKLIKSADSFDVAILLPNSLRSALEVWLAGIPRRVGREIHRGKRLLNQTFPPNRQLHPTLHQTSELLASVRHLGGPEPTARPPRHAPQGPIRIALCSGAEYGPAKRWPIERYRSVMEEISKDHDLTWVIVGTAKEADLGEVLSRNFPGKVENLCGRTTLPELIDELKGCTLILTNDTGTMHLADLLGLPVVAIFGSTEPALTGPGHLGSITKPPHRIIRRKVECSPCYLRECPIDFRCMKEITVQMVTSAVLESLREVEAF